One part of the Sorangiineae bacterium MSr11954 genome encodes these proteins:
- a CDS encoding cysteine hydrolase, whose protein sequence is MNALILVDVQIGILAGPPAVRGASAMLDRIHGLIERARQARALIVYVQHDGPRGHRAAPYSPGWLLDPSLQPVPGELVVHKTECDAFLGTVLDEELRKRKVTRIVIAGCMTQYCIDTTCRRAFSLGYDVTLAADAHATADTPGGLTAAQIVAHHNATLDGFGDAPTHDLRVRPSGAISFVRDGG, encoded by the coding sequence ATGAACGCGCTGATCCTCGTCGACGTCCAGATTGGAATCCTGGCGGGCCCGCCCGCCGTGCGAGGAGCCTCCGCCATGCTCGATCGCATCCACGGGCTCATCGAACGAGCGCGCCAGGCCCGCGCGTTGATCGTTTATGTCCAGCACGATGGCCCGCGCGGCCACCGCGCCGCGCCCTACTCGCCGGGCTGGCTGCTCGATCCCTCGCTGCAGCCCGTCCCCGGCGAGCTCGTGGTGCACAAAACGGAGTGCGACGCCTTTCTAGGAACCGTGCTCGACGAGGAGCTCCGCAAGCGCAAGGTGACCCGCATCGTCATCGCCGGGTGCATGACCCAGTACTGCATCGACACCACCTGCCGCCGCGCCTTCTCCCTCGGCTACGACGTGACCCTGGCCGCCGACGCACATGCCACCGCCGACACCCCGGGCGGGCTCACGGCGGCGCAAATCGTGGCGCACCACAACGCGACCCTCGACGGCTTCGGCGATGCGCCCACGCACGATTTGCGCGTGCGCCCGAGCGGCGCCATCTCGTTCGTGCGCGACGGGGGATGA
- a CDS encoding MFS transporter, with protein MGATFTSGAESSPSSTDGADQRGLGSRPFILLLLATVCAFFGYTLLLPLVPLWAVRGGAQEVAAGTTTTMFMGATVAAQFAAPQLIRRIGYARAFAWGSAFLGAPTPLYVLTSALPALLGVSALRGIGFGLVTVCGSALVAELLPRALLGRGSGAYGLAVGVPQVIGLPAGVWFAHLWGYEAVFWMAGVLPVLACVPAMLLPRLSLPGAGAAHEPSADAPAPHDAPLPWGALSAPWLVMLLAALGYGGVVTFLPMSFRDVQQVTAAVLFAISAAMLLGRWLSGVVGDRMQLAGRQLGVGIVLAACGLFLVAAASHVHAGTAAPSLAGALAVAGGTLLGGGFGVVQNDALVVMFHRVERTQYGFASAVWNVGYDTGTGLGAVIIGALVVRAGYVAAFTASAVLLLAVLPSTLASMRTRRR; from the coding sequence TTGGGCGCGACCTTCACCTCCGGAGCGGAGTCCTCCCCCAGCAGCACCGACGGAGCCGACCAACGCGGGCTCGGTAGCCGGCCGTTCATCTTGCTCTTGCTCGCGACCGTCTGCGCATTTTTTGGCTACACCTTGCTTCTACCGCTGGTCCCTTTGTGGGCGGTGCGCGGGGGTGCACAAGAGGTGGCGGCGGGCACGACCACGACCATGTTCATGGGCGCCACGGTGGCGGCCCAGTTCGCGGCGCCGCAGTTGATCCGGCGGATCGGGTACGCGCGCGCCTTTGCGTGGGGCAGCGCCTTTCTCGGTGCGCCCACGCCCTTGTACGTGTTGACGTCGGCGCTGCCCGCGTTGCTCGGTGTATCGGCCTTGCGGGGGATTGGGTTCGGGCTGGTGACGGTGTGCGGGAGCGCGCTGGTGGCGGAGTTGTTGCCGCGCGCGCTGCTGGGACGTGGATCGGGCGCGTACGGGCTCGCCGTTGGGGTGCCCCAGGTGATCGGGCTGCCGGCGGGCGTATGGTTCGCGCACCTCTGGGGCTACGAGGCCGTGTTTTGGATGGCGGGCGTGCTGCCGGTCCTGGCGTGCGTTCCGGCGATGCTCTTGCCGCGCCTTTCGCTTCCGGGTGCGGGCGCCGCCCACGAGCCTTCGGCCGATGCGCCCGCGCCCCATGACGCACCCTTGCCATGGGGTGCGCTCTCGGCGCCGTGGTTGGTGATGCTCTTGGCGGCCTTGGGGTACGGCGGCGTCGTGACGTTTCTGCCCATGTCGTTCCGGGATGTGCAGCAGGTGACGGCGGCGGTGCTCTTTGCGATCAGCGCGGCGATGCTGCTCGGCCGCTGGCTCTCCGGCGTGGTGGGCGATCGCATGCAGCTCGCCGGCCGTCAGCTGGGCGTGGGGATCGTGCTGGCGGCGTGCGGTCTCTTTCTCGTGGCCGCGGCCTCGCACGTGCACGCGGGCACCGCGGCGCCGTCGCTCGCGGGGGCGCTTGCGGTGGCCGGCGGGACCTTGCTGGGCGGGGGGTTCGGCGTCGTGCAGAATGACGCGCTGGTGGTCATGTTTCACCGGGTGGAGCGGACCCAATACGGGTTCGCCAGCGCCGTGTGGAACGTGGGCTACGACACCGGCACGGGGCTGGGCGCGGTGATCATCGGCGCGCTGGTCGTGCGCGCGGGCTATGTGGCGGCGTTCACGGCATCGGCGGTGCTTCTTCTGGCCGTGCTTCCGAGCACCCTGGCCAGCATGCGCACGCGCCGCAGGTGA
- the polX gene encoding DNA polymerase/3'-5' exonuclease PolX: protein MADTKQDVLDMLQELAELTMIEEGDPQSFRVRAYESAAHAIEAQATDLGKLTVKDLQKIEGIGKSTAEKIRELLDSGKVEKLEALRAKHPPSVVALLRIQGLGPKAVKRLRAELDVQSIDDLRAALTAQKLRALKGFGEKSEQKLAESLARLDQQGTVGRTPISVALPLANKIVERMLNLPGVTHASYCGSLRRFSETVGDIDIVVAGGDVNTVMETFATMNVVERVLVRGDSKTSVVTRRGTQVDLRVVAAHQLGAARMYFTGSKGHNIKLRQRALTRGWTLNEYALSEIDGGKVVASETEEQIYAALGLRYIPPMLREDAGEIEAAEHGTLPRSIGPVIGDFHVHTSVSGDGRSSLEDVVATAKARGYRVLALTDHAEGTLSGVGRETMLEQRAKIRALQASLGDSLLLLHGVELNIGPKGELDYDLEFRKGFDFCLASVHDNFELDRAAQTHRIVTAMQDPAVRMIGHLSARMIGGRPPIELDLDAILEAAEATGTALEVNGALPRLDMSVEALRRARSRNITFVLTSDAHHEGELERVQYAALNAERAWLEPERIINTGTAERLIAWTREKVAARA, encoded by the coding sequence ATGGCCGACACGAAGCAAGACGTCCTCGATATGCTTCAAGAGCTCGCCGAGCTCACGATGATCGAGGAAGGCGATCCGCAGTCCTTTCGCGTGCGGGCGTACGAAAGCGCTGCGCACGCCATCGAAGCCCAGGCGACCGATCTGGGGAAGCTCACCGTCAAGGACCTGCAGAAGATCGAGGGGATCGGCAAGAGCACGGCGGAGAAGATCCGCGAGCTGCTCGACTCGGGGAAGGTCGAGAAGCTCGAGGCGCTTCGGGCGAAGCACCCGCCGAGCGTGGTGGCGCTCTTGCGCATCCAAGGGCTGGGGCCGAAGGCGGTCAAGCGGCTGCGCGCCGAGCTCGACGTGCAGTCCATCGACGATCTTCGCGCGGCCCTGACCGCGCAGAAGCTCCGGGCGCTCAAAGGCTTCGGGGAAAAATCCGAGCAAAAGCTCGCCGAGTCGCTGGCGCGGCTCGATCAGCAAGGGACGGTGGGGCGCACGCCCATTTCGGTGGCGCTGCCGCTGGCCAACAAGATCGTGGAGCGGATGCTCAATCTGCCGGGCGTGACGCACGCCTCGTACTGCGGCTCCTTGCGCCGGTTCAGCGAGACGGTGGGCGACATCGATATCGTGGTGGCCGGCGGCGACGTGAACACGGTCATGGAGACCTTCGCGACCATGAACGTGGTCGAGCGGGTGCTCGTCCGCGGCGACTCCAAGACGAGCGTCGTCACGCGCCGCGGCACCCAAGTCGATCTGCGCGTGGTGGCGGCGCACCAGCTGGGCGCCGCACGCATGTATTTTACAGGTTCCAAAGGGCACAACATCAAGCTACGCCAGCGGGCGCTCACCCGCGGCTGGACGCTCAACGAATATGCCCTCTCGGAGATCGACGGCGGCAAGGTGGTCGCCAGCGAGACGGAGGAGCAAATCTACGCGGCGCTCGGGCTTCGTTACATCCCGCCCATGCTGCGCGAGGACGCCGGCGAGATCGAGGCCGCCGAGCACGGGACCCTTCCCCGCTCCATCGGCCCCGTGATCGGCGACTTCCACGTTCACACCAGCGTATCGGGCGATGGTCGCTCGTCGCTCGAGGACGTGGTGGCCACGGCCAAGGCGCGCGGCTACCGGGTGCTGGCCTTGACGGATCACGCCGAGGGCACCCTCTCGGGCGTGGGGCGCGAGACGATGCTCGAGCAGCGCGCGAAGATCCGCGCGCTGCAGGCGAGCTTGGGCGACTCTTTGTTGTTGCTCCACGGCGTGGAGCTGAACATCGGGCCCAAAGGCGAGTTGGATTACGACCTGGAGTTCCGCAAGGGGTTCGATTTCTGCCTCGCCTCCGTGCACGACAACTTCGAGCTCGACCGCGCCGCGCAGACGCATCGCATCGTCACCGCCATGCAGGATCCGGCGGTGCGCATGATCGGGCACCTGTCGGCGCGCATGATCGGCGGCCGTCCGCCCATCGAGCTGGACCTGGACGCCATCCTCGAGGCGGCCGAGGCCACGGGCACGGCCCTCGAGGTCAACGGTGCGCTCCCGCGGCTGGACATGTCCGTCGAGGCGCTGCGGCGCGCCCGTTCGCGCAACATCACCTTCGTGCTCACCAGCGATGCGCACCACGAAGGCGAGCTGGAGCGCGTTCAGTACGCCGCCCTCAACGCGGAGCGCGCGTGGCTCGAGCCCGAGCGCATCATCAACACGGGCACGGCCGAGCGGCTCATCGCGTGGACGCGCGAAAAGGTGGCCGCTCGGGCGTAA
- a CDS encoding MBL fold metallo-hydrolase: protein MSVRAMFTSLATTLALSLIACAQATSPSSSPASAPSSPAPSPGAVAPVTLTYLGVAGWQVTEGEHALLVDPYFSRVRPKEEGAPVAPDEATIARYAPAHADGILVGHSHFDHVLDVPSIAKRTGAAVLGSESALNVARASGVSEQRLLLARGGETFALGPFSVRPVRALHGVWGGEKPGQIPRNVELPLTSAGYALGDVFQYLVRVAGRTVFIVGSPNFIESEIEGLRPDVAIVAGPSDKVPDYACRLMRALGKPPLVLANHFDNHAEPLGPKQMDVESERRADLAGFEREIHACAPQTKFVVPAHFRPISI, encoded by the coding sequence ATGTCCGTCCGAGCCATGTTCACCTCCCTCGCCACGACGTTGGCGCTATCGCTCATCGCGTGTGCGCAAGCGACGTCCCCGTCCTCTTCACCCGCGTCCGCGCCATCGTCGCCTGCGCCCTCGCCGGGGGCCGTTGCACCCGTCACCCTCACGTACCTCGGTGTCGCCGGGTGGCAAGTGACGGAGGGGGAGCATGCGTTGCTCGTGGACCCGTACTTTTCGCGGGTCCGCCCCAAGGAGGAAGGTGCGCCCGTTGCGCCCGATGAGGCCACGATTGCGCGCTATGCCCCGGCGCACGCCGATGGCATTTTGGTCGGCCACTCGCACTTCGATCATGTGCTCGACGTGCCCTCGATCGCCAAACGCACCGGCGCGGCCGTCCTTGGCTCGGAGAGCGCATTGAACGTCGCCCGCGCCTCCGGGGTGTCCGAGCAGCGGCTCCTGCTCGCGCGCGGCGGCGAGACGTTCGCGTTGGGACCGTTCTCCGTGCGCCCCGTGCGCGCGCTTCACGGCGTGTGGGGTGGCGAGAAGCCCGGACAGATCCCCCGAAACGTCGAGCTGCCCCTGACGTCTGCCGGATATGCTCTGGGCGATGTCTTTCAGTATCTGGTGCGCGTCGCCGGGCGCACCGTATTCATCGTCGGCTCACCGAACTTCATCGAGAGCGAGATCGAGGGCTTGCGCCCGGATGTGGCCATCGTCGCGGGACCCAGCGACAAAGTGCCCGACTACGCGTGCCGCTTGATGCGCGCGCTCGGCAAGCCGCCGCTCGTACTGGCGAACCACTTCGACAATCATGCGGAGCCGCTCGGTCCCAAACAAATGGACGTCGAGTCGGAGCGGCGCGCCGATCTCGCCGGGTTCGAGCGCGAAATTCACGCGTGCGCGCCCCAAACGAAGTTCGTGGTGCCCGCGCATTTTCGGCCCATATCGATTTAG
- a CDS encoding transporter substrate-binding domain-containing protein, with amino-acid sequence MRFGTTAHVCMAYSLSLAGGLIGCAHASGPAEPAADRLQAIAARGELRVCSTGDYRPFTYYEPAASRWSGIDVDMADDLARRLGVRRTMVRTTWKSLMSDFTTKCDIAVGGISITPERAKVAFYSDAYLNDGKVPITRCGDAARFGALEQINQPDVRVIVNPGGTNEQFVRAHLPKANIIVYPDNNTIHGEIVAGRADVMITDGAEARWQAKQNPALCAVRPQQPLTFSQKAYLLPLGDTVFQSYVNQWLGGARRDGTYDRIAKPWLG; translated from the coding sequence ATGCGATTCGGTACGACAGCGCACGTGTGTATGGCGTATTCCCTGTCCCTGGCGGGCGGCCTCATCGGCTGCGCCCACGCATCGGGCCCGGCCGAGCCGGCGGCGGACCGCCTCCAGGCGATCGCGGCGCGCGGCGAACTGCGGGTGTGCAGCACGGGCGACTATCGGCCGTTTACCTATTACGAGCCGGCCGCCTCGCGGTGGAGCGGCATCGACGTGGACATGGCCGACGATCTGGCCCGCCGGCTGGGCGTGCGTCGCACGATGGTGCGGACCACGTGGAAGAGCCTCATGAGCGACTTTACGACCAAGTGCGATATCGCGGTGGGCGGTATATCCATCACGCCGGAGCGCGCCAAGGTCGCGTTTTACAGCGATGCGTACCTGAATGACGGGAAGGTGCCGATCACGCGTTGCGGGGACGCGGCGCGCTTTGGGGCGTTGGAGCAGATCAATCAGCCGGATGTCCGCGTCATCGTCAACCCGGGGGGCACCAACGAACAGTTCGTTCGCGCCCACTTGCCGAAGGCGAACATCATCGTTTATCCGGACAACAATACCATCCACGGCGAAATCGTGGCGGGGAGGGCGGACGTGATGATCACCGACGGCGCCGAGGCACGCTGGCAGGCCAAGCAAAACCCTGCGTTGTGCGCGGTGCGCCCGCAGCAGCCTTTGACATTCAGTCAAAAGGCGTATCTTTTGCCCTTGGGTGATACGGTCTTTCAGAGCTACGTCAATCAATGGCTCGGCGGCGCACGGCGCGATGGCACCTACGACCGAATCGCCAAACCTTGGTTGGGCTGA
- a CDS encoding LysR family transcriptional regulator: protein MSRIDLNLIRCFVTLYETGSVTETAACMHITQPSASHALSRLREQFADPLFIRTREGMRPTELATQLYATFQDSLGRIDGAVDRTRGFEPGQSDRRFRLSLTDLGEMGLLPRILERVHAIAPRVELEVIPMDIDKVSDWLATGKVDAAICSVPFPGRTRSDVLLHERYVCLLRKEHARIGDSLTLDQYAAEQHVAMAPASGHRLADDVLRERGIERKISLRIRHFSVLPHVLARSDLLAVLPSQIAAMFVAGGGLKMLELPFPVPAFTVRLHRPERAADSSAQRWFHRTIVEALS from the coding sequence ATGAGCCGCATCGACCTCAACCTGATCCGCTGTTTCGTCACCCTTTACGAGACGGGGAGCGTCACCGAGACGGCGGCGTGCATGCACATCACGCAGCCGTCGGCGAGCCATGCGCTGTCGCGCCTGCGCGAGCAGTTCGCCGATCCCTTGTTCATCCGCACGCGCGAGGGGATGCGCCCCACCGAGCTCGCCACGCAGCTCTATGCTACCTTTCAAGACTCCTTGGGCCGCATCGACGGCGCCGTCGATCGCACACGCGGCTTCGAGCCGGGGCAATCGGACCGGCGCTTTCGTCTCAGCCTCACCGATCTCGGGGAGATGGGGCTTCTGCCGCGCATCCTCGAGCGCGTGCATGCGATCGCACCGAGGGTGGAGCTGGAGGTGATCCCCATGGACATCGACAAGGTGAGCGACTGGCTCGCCACCGGCAAGGTGGACGCGGCCATCTGCAGCGTGCCTTTTCCCGGCCGAACGCGCAGCGATGTGCTGCTCCACGAGCGCTACGTGTGCCTTTTGCGCAAGGAGCACGCGCGCATCGGCGACTCCCTCACCCTCGACCAATACGCCGCCGAGCAGCATGTCGCCATGGCGCCCGCGAGCGGCCACCGGCTCGCCGACGATGTGCTGCGGGAGCGCGGGATCGAGCGCAAGATCAGCCTGCGCATCCGACACTTTTCCGTGCTGCCGCACGTGCTCGCGCGGAGCGATTTGCTGGCGGTCCTTCCCTCGCAAATCGCGGCCATGTTCGTGGCCGGGGGCGGGTTGAAGATGCTCGAGCTGCCTTTTCCGGTGCCGGCCTTCACCGTTCGCTTGCATCGCCCCGAGCGCGCCGCCGACTCGAGCGCGCAGCGCTGGTTTCATCGGACCATCGTGGAGGCGCTCTCCTGA
- the mdlC gene encoding benzoylformate decarboxylase, with protein sequence MASVHTAAYRIFRRHGLTTVFGNPGSNELPFLRDFPKDFRYILGLHEGAVVGMADGYAQAKRRPALVNLHAAAGTGNAVGALTNAWYSHTPLVLMAGQQVRSMIGLEAMLANVDAPQLPRPLVKWSHEPACAEDVPRALSQAIHMATLPAPGPVYLSIPQDDWERPAGAGSEHLVERRIASAGLPSPAQLGPLLERLNRAQNPLLVLGPDVDARNAGAAAVTLAEKLGMPVWVAPSASRCPFPTRHPCFRGVLPASMAQIARRFAGHDLVLVVGAPVFRYHEHQPAEHLPAGTQLVHLTCDAHEAARAPMGDAWVFDIPGTLSYLAERVYNAVRPLPTVLPRPERASDEGSGKKLRPERVFDVLDAVAPDDAIYVKESTSTVSAFWQRVAMKYPGSYYFPAAGGLGFGLPAAVGVQLAAPERRVIAVIGDGSANYGITALWSAAQYRIPVVFLILKNGTYGALHWFAKILGAPGAPGLDLPNIDFCAIARGYGVRALQATSGDMLEAALREALGADEPVLIEVPTTPIELI encoded by the coding sequence ATGGCCAGTGTTCACACCGCCGCATACCGGATCTTTCGCCGGCACGGATTGACCACGGTATTTGGCAATCCCGGCTCCAACGAGCTGCCGTTCCTCCGCGATTTTCCAAAGGATTTTCGCTACATTCTGGGCCTGCACGAGGGGGCGGTGGTCGGCATGGCCGACGGCTATGCCCAGGCCAAGAGACGCCCCGCGTTGGTCAACCTCCACGCCGCCGCCGGCACGGGCAATGCCGTGGGCGCGCTGACCAATGCCTGGTACTCGCACACTCCCTTGGTCCTGATGGCGGGACAGCAGGTGCGATCGATGATTGGCCTCGAAGCGATGCTCGCCAATGTCGATGCGCCCCAATTGCCCCGACCCCTGGTGAAATGGAGCCATGAGCCGGCGTGCGCCGAGGACGTGCCTCGCGCGCTCAGCCAGGCCATTCATATGGCAACCCTGCCCGCACCCGGTCCCGTCTATTTATCGATTCCCCAAGACGATTGGGAGCGCCCCGCCGGGGCTGGGAGCGAACATTTGGTCGAGCGGAGGATCGCCAGCGCCGGGCTGCCCTCCCCGGCGCAGCTCGGCCCTCTGCTGGAGCGCCTCAATCGCGCGCAGAATCCCCTCTTGGTCCTGGGGCCGGACGTCGATGCCCGAAATGCGGGCGCGGCCGCCGTGACCTTGGCGGAGAAGCTCGGAATGCCCGTGTGGGTGGCGCCTTCCGCGTCGCGTTGCCCGTTCCCCACGCGTCACCCTTGCTTTCGCGGCGTGCTGCCGGCCTCCATGGCGCAGATCGCCCGCCGCTTCGCCGGCCATGATCTGGTGCTCGTGGTTGGAGCGCCCGTGTTTCGGTATCACGAGCACCAGCCGGCCGAGCATCTACCGGCGGGGACGCAATTGGTGCATCTTACATGCGATGCGCACGAAGCCGCGCGCGCCCCCATGGGCGACGCATGGGTCTTCGACATCCCCGGGACATTGAGCTATTTGGCCGAGCGGGTCTACAACGCGGTGCGGCCGCTGCCCACGGTCCTACCGCGGCCCGAGCGCGCGAGCGACGAAGGATCTGGAAAAAAGCTCCGCCCCGAGCGGGTCTTCGACGTGCTCGACGCGGTGGCGCCCGACGACGCCATTTACGTGAAAGAATCGACGTCCACCGTCTCCGCCTTCTGGCAGCGGGTCGCGATGAAATACCCCGGCAGCTATTACTTTCCCGCGGCCGGCGGCCTGGGTTTCGGGCTGCCCGCGGCCGTCGGCGTGCAGCTCGCCGCCCCCGAGCGCCGGGTGATCGCCGTGATCGGCGACGGCTCGGCCAATTATGGAATCACCGCCCTATGGAGCGCGGCGCAATACCGCATCCCCGTCGTCTTCTTGATCCTCAAGAACGGGACGTATGGCGCGCTGCATTGGTTCGCCAAGATCCTCGGCGCCCCGGGCGCGCCCGGCCTCGATCTCCCGAACATCGACTTCTGCGCCATCGCGCGGGGCTACGGCGTCCGCGCGCTCCAGGCCACCAGCGGAGACATGCTCGAAGCCGCGCTCCGGGAGGCGCTGGGGGCCGACGAGCCCGTCCTCATCGAAGTCCCGACGACCCCTATCGAGCTCATTTGA
- a CDS encoding aromatic acid/H+ symport family MFS transporter, with protein sequence MPGIPASEIVRNAPFGPFHHGPLFWCSFIMLSDGYDMVIYGSVVPHVMQQWSLTPAHAGWLGSSALVGMMLGALIVGPLADRAGRRKVILACVALFGASAFANAFAWNAPSFAACRFLTGFGLGATIPNIVALMNELSPAARRNTMITVMLSCYSVGGMISALLALWVIPRFGWPATFVVAGIPLMTLPLMRRGLPESLPFLLLERRYTEARQLLLRIDPIRASGTIDFEEPSSEAAQTVSWRRLFQEGRALSTPMIWLCIAMCMLMVYGLNTWLPKLMMTAGFPLGSSLLFLVVLNVGATVGALVGGWLGDHWGNRRTLVLFFGVAIASLCLLGTRPGPVVLDVLLFVAGATTIGTLAVTHAFAAQLYPDEIRATGMSFCSAMGRMGAIAGPPLGGSLLGLGLSLQQNFVVFAIPGLVAIVAVLLIGSPRRPPHPSAAQALHEVR encoded by the coding sequence ATGCCCGGCATTCCTGCTTCCGAGATCGTGCGCAACGCGCCCTTTGGCCCGTTTCACCACGGCCCCTTGTTCTGGTGCTCCTTCATCATGCTGTCCGATGGATACGACATGGTCATTTACGGCTCGGTCGTACCGCACGTCATGCAGCAATGGTCCCTGACCCCCGCGCACGCCGGCTGGCTCGGGAGCAGCGCCCTCGTGGGCATGATGCTCGGCGCCTTGATCGTCGGTCCGCTCGCCGATCGCGCGGGCCGGCGCAAGGTGATCCTCGCGTGCGTCGCGCTCTTCGGCGCCTCCGCCTTCGCCAACGCGTTCGCGTGGAACGCGCCGAGCTTCGCCGCCTGCCGCTTCCTCACCGGCTTCGGCCTCGGCGCGACCATTCCAAACATCGTGGCGTTGATGAACGAGCTATCGCCCGCCGCCCGCCGAAACACGATGATCACGGTGATGCTCAGTTGCTATTCGGTGGGCGGGATGATCTCCGCCTTGCTGGCGCTGTGGGTCATTCCTCGTTTCGGCTGGCCTGCCACGTTCGTGGTCGCCGGAATACCCCTCATGACCTTGCCGCTCATGCGCCGAGGGCTGCCGGAGTCATTGCCTTTTCTGCTGCTCGAGAGGCGCTATACGGAGGCCCGCCAGCTGCTCCTTCGCATCGACCCCATCCGCGCCTCCGGCACCATCGATTTCGAAGAGCCGAGCTCCGAGGCCGCGCAGACCGTGTCGTGGCGGCGCCTGTTCCAAGAGGGCCGCGCGCTCTCCACCCCGATGATCTGGCTCTGCATCGCCATGTGCATGCTGATGGTCTATGGCCTGAATACCTGGTTGCCAAAGTTGATGATGACGGCCGGCTTTCCGCTGGGCTCGAGCCTGCTCTTTCTCGTCGTGCTCAACGTGGGCGCCACGGTGGGCGCGCTGGTGGGAGGCTGGCTGGGCGACCATTGGGGCAACCGGCGCACCCTGGTGCTGTTCTTCGGTGTGGCCATCGCGTCCCTCTGCCTGCTCGGAACGCGCCCTGGCCCCGTCGTGCTCGACGTGCTGCTGTTCGTGGCCGGCGCCACCACCATCGGCACCTTGGCGGTGACCCATGCCTTCGCCGCGCAGCTCTATCCAGACGAAATCCGTGCGACCGGTATGAGCTTTTGCTCGGCCATGGGACGCATGGGCGCGATCGCCGGGCCGCCCTTGGGGGGCTCTCTGCTCGGCCTCGGCCTCTCGCTCCAACAGAATTTCGTCGTCTTCGCCATCCCTGGATTGGTCGCCATCGTCGCGGTCTTGCTGATTGGCTCACCGCGCCGGCCGCCGCACCCGTCCGCCGCCCAGGCCCTCCACGAGGTTCGTTGA
- a CDS encoding SEC-C domain-containing protein: MSDQELPAADQLDDDLEPLAKEVADAVISSEEHFGQLEPGADSDEDDAPPRDLAVVRRDAALARRLGDAVHDRIDQLAAIEETFEVDAYTWLADIPFELADHGQLDEAIDLCTALARSLASPSLVCDRAMLLVQAEREDEARQQIEDLRASFPDDLEVLDSVADVLMELGDDDEAEILSRRVREDATEDEIELRLSSTERLVELLRTRGEEDEANELESELDDLDRRVGEYLDAHAAGLPPRLDAPSEPVRRNGAKVGRNDACPCGSGKKFKKCCGQ, encoded by the coding sequence ATGAGCGACCAAGAGCTCCCCGCCGCGGACCAGCTGGACGATGACCTCGAGCCGCTCGCCAAGGAGGTCGCCGATGCGGTCATCTCCTCCGAAGAGCACTTCGGCCAGCTCGAACCGGGCGCCGATTCGGACGAAGACGACGCACCGCCGCGCGATCTCGCGGTCGTCCGTCGCGACGCCGCGCTCGCGCGCCGCCTGGGCGACGCCGTCCACGATCGGATCGACCAGCTCGCCGCCATCGAGGAGACGTTCGAGGTCGACGCCTACACCTGGCTCGCGGACATCCCCTTCGAGCTGGCCGATCACGGCCAACTGGACGAGGCGATCGATCTCTGCACCGCGCTCGCCCGGTCCCTCGCGAGCCCGTCGTTGGTCTGCGATCGCGCGATGCTGCTCGTGCAGGCCGAGCGCGAAGACGAGGCCCGCCAACAAATCGAAGACCTGCGCGCATCGTTCCCCGACGATCTCGAGGTGCTCGACTCCGTGGCCGACGTCCTCATGGAGCTCGGCGACGACGACGAGGCCGAAATCCTGAGCCGCCGCGTCCGCGAAGACGCCACCGAAGACGAAATCGAGCTCCGTCTGTCGTCCACCGAGCGCCTGGTGGAGCTGCTTCGCACCCGCGGCGAAGAAGACGAGGCAAACGAGCTGGAGTCCGAGCTCGACGATCTCGACCGCCGCGTCGGCGAATACCTCGACGCCCACGCCGCAGGCTTGCCTCCCCGGCTCGACGCTCCCTCCGAGCCCGTTCGCCGCAATGGCGCGAAGGTCGGACGCAACGACGCGTGCCCCTGCGGGAGTGGGAAAAAGTTCAAGAAGTGCTGCGGGCAGTAA